A genome region from Nicotiana tabacum cultivar K326 chromosome 13, ASM71507v2, whole genome shotgun sequence includes the following:
- the LOC107821451 gene encoding uncharacterized protein LOC107821451, giving the protein MSQTRGQSGHDLPLPFRVIFPKDKNCDRFTASIKVVSFFLFLASISLVLYSAFVRQDLWFRCPECPDSSISFNPVCDPHQYNSTAADDSLSPTNISHIVFGIAGSAQTWKNRKHYSELWWKPTVTRGFVWLDEEPDPNSTWPGTSPPYRISSDWKKFKFTSSQSAVRISRVIVDSFRVGLPNARWFVMGDDDTVFFTENLVTVLAKYNHREMYYIGGNSESVEQNVMHAYDMAFGGGGFAISYPLAAELVRIMNRCLNQYFNFYGSDQRVWACVGEVGVTLTPERGFHQIDIRDDPFGLLAAHPMAPLVSLHHLEYVQPLFPNQSQLESLRMLTTAYKVDPSRTMQQAFCYYQRYKWSISVSWAYAVQIYPWLLSAKDLETPLQTFRTWRSWSSGPFTFNTRPMSSEPCERPLIFYLDSIKEDEKGKTVTTYKKLPIKQEKKCNQANYARAFAIEKIVVSSLKMDPEKWKKVPRRQCCEASKGFWSNTMTVKIRNCKNRETITT; this is encoded by the exons ATGTCTCAGACCAGAGGACAATCGGGTCACGACCTGCCTCTGCCGTTCCGGGTTATCTTCCCAAAGGATAAGAACTGTGATCGCTTTACGGCGTCGATAAAGGttgtttccttttttcttttcctggCTTCCATATCCTTGGTTCTCTACTCGGCGTTTGTTAGACAAGACTTGTGGTTTCGGTGCCCCGAATGCCCCGACTCGAGTATCAGCTTCAACCCGGTCTGCGACCCCCATCAGTACAATTCCACAGCCGCCGATGATTCCCTCTCGCCCACCAACATTTCGCATATCGTCTTCGGCATAGCCGGGTCAGCCCAGACGTGGAAGAACCGGAAACACTATTCGGAGCTCTGGTGGAAACCCACAGTCACACGCGGGTTCGTTTGGCTGGATGAAGAGCCCGACCCGAATTCAACTTGGCCCGGTACTTCGCCTCCTTATCGAATTTCCTCCGACTGGAAAAAATTCAAGTTCACGAGCTCGCAGTCAGCAGTCCGAATCTCCCGGGTGATTGTGGATTCATTCCGGGTCGGGTTACCAAACGCGAGGTGGTTCGTGATGGGAGATGACGATACCGTCTTCTTTACTGAAAACTTAGTCACAGTGTTAGCGAAGTACAATCACCGGGAGATGTACTACATCGGGGGGAACTCGGAGAGCGTGGAGCAGAATGTGATGCACGCCTACGACATGGCGTTTGGCGGCGGTGGGTTTGCCATTAGCTACCCGCTGGCGGCGGAGTTGGTGAGAATAATGAACAGGTGCCTCAACCAGTATTTCAACTTCTACGGGTCGGATCAGCGGGTGTGGGCCTGTGTGGGTGAGGTCGGTGTCACCCTTACACCAGAACGGGGGTTCCACCAG ATTGATATTAGAGATGATCCTTTTGGTCTATTGGCAGCTCATCCAATGGCACCACTTGTATCTCTCCACCACCTGGAATATGTACAGCCATTGTTTCCTAATCAGAGCCAGCTAGAGTCTTTAAGAATGTTAACCACAGCATACAAGGTTGATCCTTCCCGAACAATGCAGCAGGCTTTCTGTTATTACCAGAGGTATAAATGGTCCATATCTGTTTCCTGGGCATATGCAGTGCAGATATACCCCTGGCTGTTGTCTGCCAAGGATTTGGAAACACCATTGCAGACATTCCGAACTTGGCGGAGTTGGAGCAGTGGACCTTTTACGTTCAATACCAGGCCTATGAGTTCTGAACCTTGTGAACGGCCACTAATATTTTATTTAGACTCAATTAAAGAGGATGAGAAGGGAAAGACGGTAACTACTTACAAGAAGCTTccaataaaacaagaaaagaagtgtAATCAGGCAAACTACGCACGTGCATTTGCCATTGAGAAGATTGTAGTTTCATCACTGAAAATGGATCCTGAGAAGTGGAAAAAG GTACCTCGAAGACAATGCTGTGAGGCGAGTAAAGGTTTTTGGAGTAACACAATGACGGTAAAGATAAGAAACTGTAAGAACCGAGAGACTATAACTACTTGA